tactttttaagTACGCGCTGAGTGAAAGGTTCAAGAATTTAGGACCAAAAACAATATACTATCATAGCCTTCTTTACTAATACTCTTTCATATACTAAAATCCACAATGCATCCATATTTGGTTGGATAACTGAAAAAATGTATATTATAGTTATATGAAGTGCAAATCAtgcttggggagtcatacccttGATTTCTATAAGGTATCTAAAGTGGTTACACATGTTTGGAAcccaaaaaaggaaataatagaGTGAATATATTACAATATCTCATACATGAAGTCTAATTAGAAAAGGATGTACGCCGAATATACTTAAACcgtgaaaaaagaaagaaaaaacaaacatatagTCATATAAAAATTACTTCAATTTAGTGAAGATGTGGTTAAAAAAAAGGCAATAAGGTCCAAACTCCAAACTCAATTTTGTGCACAAGTCAAGTGACATGCGAACACTTTTTTCACCATTAGCCTTTGAGACAAGAAAAAGCCAAGAGCCCAAATTCAACTTGTGCACAAGTTCAAATGACACATGAGAAGTTGCTAAGAAACTCAACATTTGTAACACTAGACATTTACCTCTGCCTTTTGCAATATGTATATAGACAGCTCTTTTGCAACTAGCTACCCTTCACAGCCTCTTTCGGAGTTCACTTCTTTATACTTTGACAAcccttaatgaaaattttgtctCCACCACTTTCCCCTTCCCAAACAGACCCCTTCCATCACCTTTAAGAAATACTACTATATATTCAAGCCCCTAAAGTGCATTTCATTGTATACTAAagtactactactactactggCCTCACTAGTCTTTTGGCCATAGTAGCAAGATACTTATTTTAGTAGTACATTTCAAATGGCCTTCTCTGCTGGACAATCTTATGCattttcaacaaattttgaTCCCTTGCAACAAAATTTATGGGGTTCTAAGCctcatatttcatcattttccctCAAAGATATCAACTTTAAACAATGTTATAAGCCTAACATCTTGTCTAAAAAACCTCTATACATTTCAGCAGTACTAAGTGGATTCGGACATGCTGATGAATCAAAAGAGTACAAATCTAGGGACCCTTTAGTCCAACGCAATGCATATGAAGCTAGTCGACCCCAATCGATACCAATCAACATTGAGTTTGGCCAAGAAGCTCAGGCTGCTGCTACTCAGAAGCTCAAGATTGGACTCTATTTTGCAACATGGTGGGCTTTGAATGTTGTTTTCAATATTTACAACAAGAAAGTTTTGAATGCATTTCCATTTCCATGGCTTACTTCTACTCTTTCTCTGGCTGCTGGCTCTCTTATGATGTTGGTTTCTTGGGCTACTAAGATTGCTGAAACTCCAAAGACTGACTTTGATTTTTGGAAAGCCTTGTTTCCTGTAAGTAAAATGATGAATCTTTagcattttcatcattttttctaggcataatacataaacatgactcTTAAATTGATTTTAGCGGACAACTGTGCTCTCTGACTTTGAGTGTGCAcgagtagacacttaaacttacataaaattgaataagtagacacacatgtcttacatgacataatacacgtGAGAcacaaaattgtcatgtagAGATTCATATAGGACAAATTTGTGCTAGTTGTTCAATTttgtacaaatttaagtgtctacttgtgtacATCCAAAGTTAAAGATCAAAGTTGTCAGTTTAAACCAAGTTAAAGGAATTGTTTATATATTGTGTCTTTTTTCTACTTTCAAAAGTTCATTTTTTGGATAGTGAAACTCATGTTctgtttttttggttttaggtTGCTGTGGCTCACACAATTGGCCATGTGGCTGCAACAGTGAGCATGTCAAAAGTTGCTGTTTCATTCACTCATATTATTAAGAGTGGAGAGCCTGCTTTTAGTGTTTTGGTTTCAAGATTGTTAGGTGAAACTTTCCCATTGCCAGTGTACCTTTCACTTTTGCCAATTATTGGTGGTTGTGGACTTGCTGCTATTACTGAACTCAACTTCAATCTAATAGGTAAGAAGAAAATGCATGTTTCAATTATTCTGTccaatttaatttgtttatatggTTCTGACTTTTCACGTAGTTtaagaaaagtaaaagaagacttttgaatctcgtaatcttaaattaaagatatgtataatgtattaaaatgtcctttgaatattataaatttatcaagaaaggaaagtaacataaacaaattgaaacggagatTGTACAATTTTATATCTTAGGCTGTATTGTTTTATATGCTATTAGTTTTGGAATTATGCAATCTTTAATCTTTGATGAACTGCAGGCTTTGTGGGAGCAATGATATCAAACTTGGCATTTGTATTCAGaaacatattttcaaagaaaggCATGAAGGGGAAATCAGTTGGAGGGATGAATTACTATGCTTGTTTATCAATGATGTCTCTATTGATTCTGACTCCCTTTGCTATTGCTGTGGAGGGTCCACAAGTATGGGCACTTGGATGGCAGAATGCAGTCACCCAAATTGGCCCAAATTTTATATGGTAAGTACACATATAGTTCTTGAAATAACTGCCCTTTGGTTAGATTGATAAAAGATCCCCATGTCACTTTCACTTTCTTTGTAAAAGCAAAAACAAGTATGTCATGTCACATGTTTCCCTTTGGAATCATGCccatagtttatatatataattctttcATGGTTCTGGTCTGCATAGTAAAAGTGGTCCAAGATCTTACTTCCTAAAGAAAAAAAGGTAGTCTGGTGCACAGAACATCCTATGTAAGTAGGGTCCTCATAGGAAGGACCACACCTCAAGGAGTATGATGTAGATAGTATCTACCTTGATTCAAGCATCAGTGACAACTTCTACGGCTCGAACCCCTGACATATAAGTTACATGAAGACAAGTTTATCATTTCTCCAAGGCTCAACCTCCTGATGTATAGGTTACGTAGAGACAACTTTACCGTTTCTCTGAGGCTCAACCTTCTAAAGAAAGAACAAGTGAAAACAAGAGATTTTCAAGATACGATGTATTGATTTCTTATGTGATTGCTCTTTTGTTAGGTGGGTGGTGGCCCAAAGTGTGTTCTATCACTTGTACAATCAAGTCTCCTACATGTCTCTAAATGAGATCTCCCCACTGACATTTAGCATTGGTAACACTATGAAGAGAATTTCTGTCATAGTCTCATCCATCATCATCTTTCAAATTCCAATTCAACCAATGAATGCCCTTGGTGCTGCTATTGCAATCTTAGGAACTTTCCTGTACTCACAGGTAACAGAATTCTTGTCTTGAAAAAAGTATTGAATTTGATATTGTCaaatgtaatattttatttttcatattttacttgGGGACCAATAAAGATCGATCAAAATAATCAATCTAGCATATGGACAACTTGTTACTCCATGCTTAGACACCTATAAGGATTGTGACCACTCAAACAAACAATAATTTTGCGCAATAATGCATAAATATACCTTTTAACTTAAGCTCATTTCAGATTTATGCTCTTCAAGTTTGGGTATGCAAAGCATACACTTAAATTGGTCTAAAGTTGAAAAATAGACACACATCATACGTGGCATCTTATATGACAATTTGTGTCCGACATACATTATGTCACATCTAGGATTCATGTGTCTAATTGTTCaagtttatacaaatttaagtgtctacttatgcACATCAAAATAGGACGGCATAAATGTAAAATGAGGCAAGTTAAATGACACATTTATGTAATAAGTATGTCATAAATTAAAGAAACTTTGCttcacttaaaaaaaaaatagaccaATTTGAActaaatttgtttttatgttttttttgcaGGCTAAACAGTAAACACTTGTTATAGATgagatattatcatgttatcaaTTTGTGACTACTAGCAGTATTGTTTTTTTCCCCTAGCAAATGACCGGAGATGGATGTAGAAAATGGGCAGCCTCAGTGAATGAATGTGCCTTTTGAGTAATTGaaatgttaacaaaaaaaataaaaatggctCTTCCTAGATGCAATTCGCATCCAAGAATTTGTAATGACCTTTATGTTGTGAACTAATATGACTACATAGTATGCCTTTGTGTGATATATTATTGTAAAGTTTGATTTGCTCTATTTCATACATGTTAAGACTGCTTCTGATAATATTTGTCCGATAAAATAGTTAGAATGAAGATAGTATAGGTTTTATTGGTCAAGGAGAAGTTGTGAACATTCTGAAACAGACTCGATTCCAAACCAAACAGTGATACATATGATTCACCAATTACAAGTTACAAAGTAGAATACACACAATAAAGTAATAATGCATAAAGGAGAGATTTATCGAAAAAGAAGCAACCAGAAAGGGATCGGATGAGATACAAGACCATAGAAAGGAGATGAGTAGAGTCATCAAAATGGGCTTAGCCCATGGGGCCGGCCCAACCCAACCTATTATTGGGGCAGGTCTGGATAAGATTTTTCAAGCCTTTTTAAAATTAGGGCTTATAAATCCGGCCTTATAAGTCATTAACCCTTGAGGCTTGATCAGGGTCGAGGCAGGGTTGGTCCATGGGCCAAAACTTTTTATTAGGGTAACTTACAATAATCTAACTAGTAGATAATCTTATTACTTAAATACACGCAATGTTGTAATATTATGAATCCTACCAGATTTTAGTACGTCCAGATACATATATCTCTGAATATATGGACTCAAAATTAGGTTAATATGTTCTAGATACACTCTATCAAAATAGATTCGCATGTATCTAGGATGCATTTACAAAATCTCGCACCCTCGCCTCCTTCCAATCTTGCTTATCACTTACTTATCTCGTTCGCGTATCTGGTATATGAGATACATGCTAATTACACTAGACTTCTAGCTAGTGCTATTAAAACAACACCATTGTTTgtcatatttgatttgaaaatcttctcattttcttgatGTTATAGAATTATAAGTTTgaaaataaatggaaaaaaaaacgCTAGTCCGCCCCTGCCCTTGGCCTTTCAAGGGTTGGGTTAGGTTGAGGATATTCAGGCCCTTCTGAATGAAGGGCCAGCCTGCCCCAGCCCTTTGAATTCCTTGACCCGCGAGGCTTGGCCGTGTGGGGCTGGGCCGGCCCTTATTGACAACTCCTCcccccacccaaaaaaaaattaagtttatttttaaaatatgtttttaattttaatttttgctttTCACCCCTACCTCGACCCCGCCCCCAACACCCACctcccaccccaccccacctcccaaaataaattttcattttgtttttaaaaagtattttcaacttcaaatttttattttttcaccccaaccacccacaaaaattatttttaaaaaatatttcaactttaaatttttatttttttcaaaaaatatattttcaatttcaaaaattattttctactctagtaaaaataaaagatgtttctaaaaaatattgttcattcataaatcaaacactaaaaatcatttcctaaaaatattttctactcaccaatcaaacataagaaaataagtcataaatctacttgttttccacgAAAATATTTTCCTCGTACTAAACGCACCCCAAATGTTATACATTCTTGAGTTCGGAACCTAAATAAgccacacaaaaaataaaagtaaccaAAATAAGCCCCTATTTTAggaagtaactaaaataagcttagtggaagaaaaaattCCACTTTATCCAATATCCAAACATTTTCCGTTAGtccataacatatatattttaatatataacggaactatttcttacactttataaaatataagtttttcTTTAGAATAGAGCTTAATctatttaataatgtttaaaatgatgttccCAGAAAATaaacttgtctagtgaagagtctattaggtttaagaatatgtattaaggtacataggcatcccattgtccaatatttagtaatattgggcatgttaaaaaatattagcttaagggtgttagccaatttctatgtattaacaagtaacttaaagtacactttgatgttcaaatgcccTAATCCAAACTTGTTTCAATGAAGACCCTAGGCTATAATTCGTAATCAATCAGTAAACACATTAtgtatgaggcatccaagtgtcaaccctaggtaccatagcacataactatttaaaatgatcatgtagattaagcagtgcccaaggacatggtgagggtccttggacaagaaatgagcagcaacacatgtgcaaacGCATGTGCTAACCAGCCAAGAGACAAGCAACCAAGCCCAACCGACTTCGGTTAGGGCGATTAGGGGGCAGGCAAGCGAACGACTCAAGCCATGAGGGGCCGAGCTCCCTAACTGATTTTAGGTCCTAACTAACAtccctaactaactaattaaccTAGGACCaaccaaaaataactaaagTAAGGGATCCGACagcctaagacctaaccgggtgacattAAGACAAGAAACTAACTAAGagacatcctagtacttaacctaagatggtccaaagggttggttatggtcctaacaattCAGGGGTACTTTACTAATTATcctaggctacttaattaattaaattagaaacttaattaattaatttaattggtcGAAACCGAAACCACTAAGCAATTTCTAAATTTCGGTTAAGTCAAGCGTTCTTCTAATTCCAGTCActttaggaggggcgtttttaggtaatttaagtggagggtctttAGGGTAAGTCTTGGGAcgtctatatattgatattaggtcagttttagaccacaATTACACGTTCCAAATCAGAATCAAACGAAATTCTCTTAATTTCTCAAGAAACGCTCTCTTTTTCCAAACTcctttgaagaacaagaaaagcttaaggaataAGACGAAGGTTTTCGAATTTTCCAATTAAGATTTCGTGGATTATTCATCTATAAGATATGGGTTTTCactcatgggattcctttccccaagaggtcgtttcaagataagttttcaagaacttcgaATACTaaggtttttactctacaaaacggattttcttcctaaccctagatatatgtttttcaatAAAAAGTAAACATTTTACATAGCTAATTTCACATGAATTGTTGAGTATTTAATTCATAATGTTTGAATGACGTGTGATACATGATATTTCTCTAAGTGATGATTTTGAATGGGTTGTTTACGGTATTTGATAACGTGTAAACATTAGGATTGGGATTAAGACTTGAATGAACCCTTTAATGACCCGTTTACCTTCTCCCATGCTATGTATTAATCTTGTACATGATTTTAtgagttgttcttgattatgttattgagtatttcactaagtattattatgaatatcgCATGATGAATAAGGTTCTTGAAAACAaaaggtaagtcttctaaaattgtGGTTACTCTaaaatgtttatgttagcctataagttgtgattctatgttatgaaaagtatgtatgatgttgctatgtgAATATGCTGGCTATGAATATGTAAATTGTAAGATCATGATAAGAACACGAATATGCAAGTTTATAATATcccttgtatgctttacacaaggtgattatgttatgttaatctcacaaaaaaaaagttacgaTGAAAGGAGaattctcatctaatctaaAGAGCTCATGACCATGTTATACTAGGAGATAATCTCCTATaacctatgataagtttattatgaaaaacaaattaaaggttatttcaagaaaagggacttaagctagaTATGGGActtgaactagatatgggaagtgtcccttccctagtggaagttaggttcacaatgattctcatgagattgaggttgctatgtaatgtggaactatgggtctctaatacatctcctatttcttgaactatgttgccaccatagatactagctagtggatccacctagaaagataTGTCATTTTCGGTCATACTTTGGCCGATAGACCAcctattttcggtgtggggggAAACAACAGAATTCCATGTttaactcacatggtctatgtcggttaatgcgtatgttccctcatgtaaaacgaaatacaagtaaatgaacgttgactagggtgacttgaggagttttcttagtataggtagtggtatgggatgctacctagacattgcataagttgactctaagggaagtcctaggagattgtttttaagtaatatgatgatgtgaaagatatatgtttatgatatatgatgttaatcTTACATGAATGTTGGCTATtataatgaatatgttattgagttatattgttatatgaagcaaagctttccttatggtctcctatcttatctacttggttatgtggggttatagggcttcacatgaccattgcacttgtaggttggggatgggatcattggtaagtgttttgtatgttatgtttatatgatatattgaaTATTAATTGTTAACGTGACTTTATGAGAATATGCTTTCGATTATAATCATGCTTTAAGTGACGGAATCGttacttgtatatgttatatggtatgtgcattgaagactttcatatgacttagcatgttttctaaaaaatgataaatgatactttttcatgcatgtccttatgtgttatgtgcatatacccatacttagtacatatggcgtactaaccccattactttacattactacaactgtaggttccggccattgaagcATAAGGAGGTcaatttgaagaagcttggaactctttctccaagtcttggtaggtcctcatgttcggggatgctatctttcatattctagcttacgtagattttttgtagttttaagaatacgctatttccattatgttcttttgattcttttgtaataaGACCTATATGGCATTTTAACTATTATTGGCTAAGTTCAGATtgcactctttagatggtttctACATATGTGAGAcaatagttttagaatatcgtatgtttttataaaccttaattatgaagtctaagtgtacttcattagtatattaaaagttttaaatatttccgcaaatttaactgtatgattgtgatgaaagctaagcaGAGGCTtatctgcgacctctgagaggttaacgacgccggtctcgttcGGATTTCAGAATGCGGGCGTTACAGATTTGacatatcataaaaattaaaaaataattacactatgtatttttatcattttttattatgaaaGTTCATCCAAGTTCTATTTAAGGACATTCAAACATAGCACATTCAACATCTTTAGTCTtctattataattcatttaaatcacaaaataatgtCTTCTAAACCAAAAGTTAGAGTTTTGGTTTATTAGGATGGTGAAATTATATATGATGGAAATACCGTTTATTATATTTGTGCTTTCAAATACAATGctaaatattcaaataatatcCGATATCATATATCTCTGacatcaaaatttataaaagaatggggtataaatagtattattatgattatagtcGGAAAATACCTACTTTATTTTTATCACAAGGACAAGTTAATTTTGGAGAGTGAATTATCCATAATGATGAATCGTTGATCGACTTTTTGAGGGTTCCAAATAATTACGTAGATCAAATAAAGttaacaatacttgaaatctaTGTTAGAAAGGAGCCTAAGACTAGCCAACAATGTTCTTCTTTATTGGTCTATGTCCATCCCCaattagaaaattataattGCGTTGATGGATTTTCGATAACTCAATCTACTGATTTTTCTAACATGActcattatcaaaatattctcACCGATcgatatgattttgatttaaacgAAACTATCAATGAAAGTGACTGGTAATTCTCAATAATTGTATTTCGATtatcatttgtttattttttcaattatttattaattaatatgattaattattattctaattattattactcactctgtttcaaaaaggatgacctagtttgacttgaaactgaatttaagaaaagcaagaatactttttaatcttgtggttctaaattaaagttatgttaaatgtaccaaaataccctttaatcttgtggtgccacgtggaaagttaaagttaaagtattgtcaaaaaagaaaaggggtcaTTCATTTtggaacaaactaaaaagaaaataggaaatTCTTTTTGAACAGATGGAGTATTAGATATTTTGTAGCGGTCTACTTACACAAGACATGAATATTGCTCCAAGTTAAggactaaataattattttggtcaGTCCTCACTGTTTGAAATGACGGAAAATATTGGGACATTCTCAAATTTTCATGTCTCGACTACTTTTTATGCAAATGATTATCAGCATGTTCAACACTTGATTTTTTAGTTAAGTAAGTTAATTgcatgtgaaaaatatttatatctttttacATATATAGGGAATGTATCTCAATTGTATGACAAACACGGCAAAAACTTCATAAAGAGaacaaaatgtgaaaaatatttctttttgtaaagtgtaagtttttcttccactttcataaagtgtaagaaaaagtttcactttaCAAAGTGTAAAGAAaacttccactttataaagtataagaaatagtttcaatatatattaaaatataagtgTTATGGAACTAACAAAAAACGTTTAGAATATTGGATGaagtaaaaaaatttcttccACTAAGCCTAATTTAGTTAATTTCTAAAATAGTGACTTATTTTagtcacttttattttttttggcttATTTAGATTTCAAACTCTACATTCTTCCATTAGCTAGTCTTTGAGTCCACACGTTGCTTCTTTGAGTATCATCAATAGTGAGAGAGTGATCAAATATATGTTGGGTACACCACACTCTATCACTATTTACCCTCATTTTTGTTGGGTTTTGAGTCTTTTTTTGTGCGTGGATACATAAATAAAAGTTCAATTTGGACCCGTTCACTTTTATTCATAAGTGGCGCATATGTAAGACATCTTTTAGGTCTTAATTTAAGGAAAAACTACACAAAATAGACCAAATTGTGAAATTGTTTACCTAAATTGGACCCAACCCAAACAATTTATCCTTAATGGCCCATGGCCCAAACCATTTACTCACTTACCTCACTTTTCTCCTTTCCCTTCTTATTTTTTGCGCATGACAACAACATCACTGCTGTGAATTAGTCTTCTGTGATACTCTATTAGTATATTGATATTCTATCGATATCATATAGGATTGAACtcttattttaagaaataaataagaaacaattaagagaaaattattaaagttaaatcttattttttaaactataaGTTAGTAGAAAATATATTCGTTCTGATACTCTTTTCTGTCAGTATATTAATATCATATATGTATCATACATGATTGAGCCTAATCCTTTATGATACTCCGTCGCTATATTGATACCCTATAGGTATCATATAAGATTgaactcttttttaaaaaaattaaataagaaacaattaagagaaaattattAAAGTCACAATCTTATTTATTAAACTctaataaattagtaaaatatatatttttatatttttttctctttctgcaatattttttaaaaaaatacatctaaaTTATGActccttttaaaattatttttaaattaaaatattgaagaatTGAAGCATACCCTAATATTATCATGACAATATGTTGTTATACCGTAATGATATTGTGGATGATTGAGTCATCTCATCGAAAGACTGAAGAAAACTTCAACGAAAACAGTTCTCAATTACTCATTGATATCACTAGAGTATATTATACTTTGATGGTATCATGGAGGAAGAAGTAGTCCTTCAATGAAGACACTGCTCGATTACTTTTTGATACCATCAAAGTATATTCATACACTTCAATGAtattagagagagagagaaaaaatggcTAGTGTGTAAATTATATGatactttaaaattaaaaaggggGTCAAGGGTAGCTCGATAGtgttaaaattttaagtcaTGTATCTTAGGCGTTCAAATTTAAGGGgtcttatttttaataatagtaggttataagttattattttttgacaaatattgaatactatttgtagaaaaagtaaaattttcatgaaaaatgaaggaatcATTAGAAGAAATTTGGCGTACTATAtctcttgaaaaataatttaaaataataatggtTATATAGcaattgaaaactagaagaaatcaattatataaaagttattaacaatTC
The window above is part of the Solanum pennellii chromosome 5, SPENNV200 genome. Proteins encoded here:
- the LOC107019904 gene encoding glucose-6-phosphate/phosphate translocator 2, chloroplastic-like, producing the protein MAFSAGQSYAFSTNFDPLQQNLWGSKPHISSFSLKDINFKQCYKPNILSKKPLYISAVLSGFGHADESKEYKSRDPLVQRNAYEASRPQSIPINIEFGQEAQAAATQKLKIGLYFATWWALNVVFNIYNKKVLNAFPFPWLTSTLSLAAGSLMMLVSWATKIAETPKTDFDFWKALFPVAVAHTIGHVAATVSMSKVAVSFTHIIKSGEPAFSVLVSRLLGETFPLPVYLSLLPIIGGCGLAAITELNFNLIGFVGAMISNLAFVFRNIFSKKGMKGKSVGGMNYYACLSMMSLLILTPFAIAVEGPQVWALGWQNAVTQIGPNFIWWVVAQSVFYHLYNQVSYMSLNEISPLTFSIGNTMKRISVIVSSIIIFQIPIQPMNALGAAIAILGTFLYSQAKQ